The genome window GCGTGCGAAATTATGCGTAATTTGGGCAAATCTAATAAATTCAGGCCATAATTAGATACTTATCACACTTCATTTCCTTTTATCATTACGACTAAAGAAGTTGAATTAATTATTTCACTCTAGTGGGTCGATTGAAGAAACAAAATCCAAATGAATCTAGAAAGTCAGATGAAGTAATTTCACCAATGAAGGCAGCGTTAATTAGAAGTGCTATGAAAGCAGTTGATTTAGGGGATACTAAACTTGCCAGAGATTTTATGGAGCAGGCTAAACTAGCTCGTGTGCAGGAAATGGAACTAGAACCATATGAACTAGGGCCTGCGACTAAGCCTTTAAAACCGGTAATCCCATCCAGAAAACCCTCAAGACCTTCAGTTGTATGGTATCTTACACCTATTATCCTGGCTTTCATTGGAAGCATAATCGGATATTTCTCATTGAAATCCAGAGACAAAAAAATGGCCAGAAATGTTGCGATCCTTGGAGCAGTTATAAGTTTAGTTTGGTTTGGTATATTCATTCCACCATACTTAGGGAATGTTGTTACTGAACAACCACAAATAGTAGCTACGCCAACACCTACTCCCACTCCAACGACTATACCAGCTCAAACTCCAACTCCTACACCTACTCCAATACCAACTGTCTATAAAGTGATCGAAGTGAAAGATGGGGATTCAATAGTTTTGGAAGATAGCAGTGAGATTAGGCTACTAGGCATAAATGCACCAGAACATGGTTATCCTTACGAAAATGAGTCTAAAACTCGATTATCTGAACTAATCTTAGGAAAGAATGTAACATTAGAGTCGGATTTTGAAGATAAAGATCAATATGATCGCTTGCTACGTTACGTCTTTGTTAACGATATATTCGTTAATGTTCAACTTGTGAAAGAAGGACTGGCCACAGCGTATATGGAATCAGGTTTGAAATATGAGAGTCAACTGCTTGAAGCTGAAGATTATGCTGAGCTCAATGAACTAGGAATTTGGAAAAAAGAACCAACATATGAAGAATATATTTACGTGGTTACTTTCCATTATGATGCAGCAGGCAACGATCATGAAAACTTAAACGATGAATATATTATTCTAGGAAACAAAGGAAATTTATCAACAGACATGACTAGTTGGACAATTAAAGATGAGGCAAATCACATATTCACCTTCCCAGCCTTTGTTTTAAAAGTAGGGGAGAATGTTACAATCTATTCAGGTTCCGACATAAATACTGAAGATTCTTTATACTGGAATAGCGAAGATGCAATTTGGAATAATGATGGAGATACATTATACCTAAGAAATGCTGAGGGTGAATTAATCTTCTCATATGAATATTAAGAATCTGGAATACAAACTAAATAACGAGGAGAAACTATTATTCAGTAGTTACTAGAGAATTTTTTAATTTTTTCCTGAGCCTAGGTATGATTTTACTTATCGTTGGTTTCATTCAGACTTGGCGATTTAATAGATATTATAGCAAACAAAGAAGTTAAGACCCCCATTGAGCGCGCGCGCTAAATTTTTTTAAATATATCAGTACTACATTACTTGTATGGCAACGAAATATGATTCAGCTGGAATGGCGATCGCAGGTGGATTAATCCTTGGCTTGGGTGTTGGATTCCTGATATACAATATTGTAGCTGGTTTGTTTATCGGTCTTGGTTGTGGATTAGTGGCTGGAGCTCTCCTCACCAGAAATGCGAAGCACACGCGCGCTATTAAAATGAGTAAGGATGAAGAATTAAGAATAGAAGCAAGAGATCGTGCAGAAGAGAAAATGGGTTTCTATTGGAACATCGGTGCATATGTAGTAATTAATCCCATGCTTTTTCTTATTTGGTTTTATACAGGGCGTTATAGCGCGCTAGGAGTTCCATGGTTTCTATTTCCACTCGTATTTTGGGGAATCGGTGTTTTGGTACACTATTGGATTACATTTGTTTATGAAGAATCTTTTACCGAAAGAATGGCTGAGAAAGAATATCAAAAAATGAAAAAAAGCTAGCGCACACTACCCCTAAATCCCCTTATTTTTTAATTTAAAATATTAATCTTTATACCCAGTGTGTTAAAAACCAACAGTCAAAATTTTTTCGTCGTCGTCGTCGCGCA of Candidatus Bathyarchaeota archaeon contains these proteins:
- a CDS encoding lamin tail domain-containing protein; the encoded protein is MKKQNPNESRKSDEVISPMKAALIRSAMKAVDLGDTKLARDFMEQAKLARVQEMELEPYELGPATKPLKPVIPSRKPSRPSVVWYLTPIILAFIGSIIGYFSLKSRDKKMARNVAILGAVISLVWFGIFIPPYLGNVVTEQPQIVATPTPTPTPTTIPAQTPTPTPTPIPTVYKVIEVKDGDSIVLEDSSEIRLLGINAPEHGYPYENESKTRLSELILGKNVTLESDFEDKDQYDRLLRYVFVNDIFVNVQLVKEGLATAYMESGLKYESQLLEAEDYAELNELGIWKKEPTYEEYIYVVTFHYDAAGNDHENLNDEYIILGNKGNLSTDMTSWTIKDEANHIFTFPAFVLKVGENVTIYSGSDINTEDSLYWNSEDAIWNNDGDTLYLRNAEGELIFSYEY
- a CDS encoding 2TM domain-containing protein; this encodes MATKYDSAGMAIAGGLILGLGVGFLIYNIVAGLFIGLGCGLVAGALLTRNAKHTRAIKMSKDEELRIEARDRAEEKMGFYWNIGAYVVINPMLFLIWFYTGRYSALGVPWFLFPLVFWGIGVLVHYWITFVYEESFTERMAEKEYQKMKKS